The following DNA comes from Kaistia sp. 32K.
CGTCCGGGCGATCGGGGTTGCGTAGGTAAACGCCCCGGTGACATCGAAGGCAAAGGCGGCCCCATGCAGGCGCTCGATCACCTGCGCCGCCCGCACCGCCTCCTCGGTGTCGCCCGGCGGCTCGGCGAGAGCCCATGCTTCATCCGCGGGCACGCTGCCAGATGACAGCGACCCGCCGGCCGGAGCGTTCGCGGCGGAACCGGCGGCGGCGGCGGGAGCAATCCGACGCGCAGCCCCGCCCAGCGCCGCCGCCGTCGCGCCCGGCGCGACCAGCGGCGCCGTGCACAGGGCGACCGCGAAAAACCAGGCGCAGGTCAGGGCGAGATAGCGCGATTCCTCCATACCCACGACGGCGGCCAGCGCCGCGCCGACGGTGACAAGGATCCCGACCGGCAACAGGATCCGCAACGCGCGTTCGCCGGCGCAATAGAACAGGGCGGCGATCGGCGCCAGGAGGCCGAACAACGTACCGGTCATCGCCCAGGCGCCGAACCCGACGACAGCGGCGACGATCGCAGGAATGGCACGTGGCTCGGAACGCGCTCGGATCATATTGGCCGCTCCTGCCGGGAAAGGGGAACAAGCTGGGCACCAACGTCTTCAGCGGCGCCCGCCTCCAACAGAGGGGCTGGCGACTTCCCGACTCTAGTTCCGTTCCACGCCGATCGCATCTCATGGAAATCCATGAGATGGCTCCGAAGTCCGCTCGGTGGCTTCACTGGCATCCTGGATGACTTGCCGTGGGTCAGGCCGAATAGGCTTGCGACCGATCGCGACAACCGTCTGGCCACACCGGACGATCGGCTTCGCGCTGCTTGTTGGCCATTCGAGGCCACAAACTACGGATCGCCCGTCCTAGGTGTCTACGGCCACGTTCGTTTGAAGGGTTCCGCCGCCGCTCCAATGCGCAGTCGGCCAGCCTCCCTGACGAGTTCGATGCCGTTGCGGACGTCAAAGATGCTCAGCAGCGCCTGACGGTGCGCTTCCACCGTGCGAACAGATAGGTTGAGCTTCGTGGCGATCTCACGCGAACGGAATCCGGAGACGAGCAAATCCAGAACCTCGCGCTGGCGAGCGGTAAGCTTGGGCGCTGCTTCGTTACGGGCGCACCTGGACCAGAGGGATGGGCTGACATAGGTTCCGCCACGCAGGACATCCCGCATGGCGCGGAGCAGATCATCGCCCGCCATGGACTTCACGACATAGCCTTGCGCACCCGCCCTGAACGCTTCCTCCACCATGGCCGGCTCGGTGTGCATCGACAGGAACAGAATCGGAACTGTGGCGCCGGCGGCCCTCAGCCGGCGCGTGGCCTCGATACCGCTTGCTGACGGCATGGAAATATCGGTGATGACGAGGTCGGGAGCCCCATTCATGGCAACCTCCACCAGGCGCAGGCCGTCCGCGACGAGCGGCAGCACGCAGTAGTCGAGACGCAGCAGCTGCGCCACTCCCTCGGCCACGATGGTATGATCATCCCCGAGCAAAACGCGCGGTCGCCTGCCACCTAGGCTGTCGCTGGCATCTCGATCCAAAGTTCCGTCCCTTCCCCCAGACCTGTTCGGATAGTCAAGGTACCATTCGCCAGTCGAACACGCTCTTGCATACTGATCAGCCCCAGGCCCGGTGCCGTTCCGATGGCGTTGAGATTGAACCCTTCGCCGTCGTCCTTGATGCTAAGCTGGTAGCTTGTTGCGCTGCGGGTCAGACGCACGACAATCGCGTGTGCCCTGGCATGCCGAACGGCATTGCCGAGCCCTTCCTGTGCGACCCGGTAGAGGCACAACGACGTCGCATAGTCGGGCCGGCCTGACGCAACGTCACACACGAAGTGGATTTTACCCGTCCATGCCCTGGCCACGTCGTCGACGAGCGACTGAAGCGCCGGGACCAACCCGGTATGCTCGATGATGGCGGGATGGAGATTGTGCGATAAGCGCCGGACCTCCTCGCTGGTCGTCGCGATCAGGGACCGGAAATCGGCCATCCCGACTTCGCCCGCACCGGCGCCGGTGAAGCGGCTCGCCTGGATGGCCAGCAGGGCTAGGTGCTGGTTGACGCCGTCGTGCAGCTCTCGCGCGATGCGGGCGCGCTCGGTTTCCTGTTCCTGCAGCAGCCGCGTCGCCAGATGGTGGATGCGCACCTGGCTGGCCGCCAGATCGTCCTGCGCCCTCCGCTGCTGATCCGAAAGGATGGCGAGGACATAGACCAGCAGACCCACGCTGAGCAACCAGATCTGCATGAGGTGGACATTGGTCTGTCCGCCGTCGAACGGACTGCCTTGATAGACGCTCAGGGCCGCCGCCGGCGTCGCCACCAGGAGCAGACCGACCGTCGATCCGAGCGCGCCGAAGCGCAGGGCCGCCAGCAGCAGCACGGGAAGGGGCGCGAACAGCAGGAGCGGAAGCGTCGTCGGCGCGTTCGGAACGACCGACCAGAGCCCGACCGACACGGTCAGGATGGCGATGGCGAGTAGCGAGGCTTCCACCGCAATGGACTGCACACTGCGATGGGGCGGGCGCCGATATCCCGCAAGCGTCAACGCGAGCGGCGTCACGAGCAGGAAGCTCATGGCGTGCGACGGCGCCACGCTCAGCCAGGCGGTGAGGATGCTGGGCCGCTTTCCCGCCATATGGAGAATACCGGCCGTCACCAGGCCGGAATAGGCCGGCAGGGCGACCACGGCGAGGAGGAAGAAGCGCGCAAAGGCGCGCCCGCTGGCGAACAGCGCGAGCCGCGCCGGCGTCAGGGCGCGTGCGACCATCACGATGACTGGGCAGATCAGGACATAGCCGGCCAGCGCGTAGCCGAACGGCCGCCCAAGCGGCAGCAGGCCGATCCATCCGCCAAGGATCGTGCCGGCCACGAGCGCCAGCCAGTCCCGCCTTGGCCGCAGCATCAACGCCGCGAGCAGGAGCCCGCCGGGCAGCCAGATCGGGCTGGACTTGTCGGGCTGAAACCAGATCAGCAGGGCGAGGGTCTGCGTCACGTAGCAGACGATGGCCGCCGCCAGGAACAAGGCAGGGTTCCGGCCAAAACGGGCCGCCGGAGACCGGACCGGATGATCCGGGCGCCCCTCGCCAGCCGCCGACGAAACGGCGAGCCGCCCTGCGGCGAGTTCGGATGTCGGGTTCACGGCCGGCCGCTCATGCGGAGACATCCCCTATCGCCTCGCTCGGGAGGCTCGTTACGTATTTCCACGGGGGGAGCGTACCGTATTTGTACGCTTGGAACCTCTGTTATTGCGTGATTAGCATCCATCCACTTCCGTCCACCACAGTTCAACTGCCAGGGTGATGAAGGTTCACCATCATCCGGGAAAAGCCCCGCAGCGCCGTCTGCGGTTGATATGAATATCCATCTCGGAGGTATGTCGTGGCTCGACGAGCTCTTCGTGACTTTCTCAAATCTGCGGTTTTCGGTCTCGTGATGACCTCGGCGGTCGGCGGCGCGCACGCCCAGCCGACCCTTTCTCCCGACGAGACCTATGCCCTCGCCAGGGATGCCTATCTCTACGCCTATCCGATCGTCTCCATGGACGTGACGATGCGGCAGGCGACGAATGTACCGGATGCGCAGACGATCAACTTGCGTGCCCCGGTCAACCGGTTCGCCCACGCGCGCGCCTATCCCGAGGCCGGCGAAAAGGATGTCGTCCGCTTCAACTTCGACACGCTCTACTCGTTTGCCTGGCTCGATCTGGCGCCCGAGCCCATCATCGTTTCTGTGCCGGATACCCAGGGGCGGTATTACCTGCTGCCCATGCTGGACATGTGGACGGACGTCTTTGCCGTGATCGGCAGCCGCACGACGGGCACACAGGCTGGCGACTACGCGATTGTCGCGCCGGGCTGGACGGGCAGTTTGCCGGACGGCATGGCCCGGATCGTCGCGCCGACCTCTGCGGTCTGGATCATCGGCCGGACCAAGACGGACGGTCCGGCGGATTATGGCAATGTCCACAAGGTGCAGGATGGCTACCGGCTAACGCCGTTGTCACAATGGGGCAAGGATCCCACCGCCCCCGCGCAGGCTTCCACCGACCCGACAATCGACGACAAGACGCCCCCGGTCGTTCAGGTCGACAATCTGGACGGCGTCGCGATGCTGACCCGGCTGGCCGATCTCCTGGCCAAGTACCCGCCGCATGCCAATGATCATCCGATCCTGTTACGGCTGCGGGCGCTCGGCATCGAGCCAGGCAAGCCCTTCGACCCGTCGAAGCTCGATGAGCAGGCAATCTCCATCATCAACAAGGCGGCCAGCGAGACGCTGCAGGGCCTGCAGGCGGCCTGGGAACGCAGCGGCAAGGTGGTCAACGGCTGGACCATCCAGAACGACAATATCGGGACCTATGGCACGTCCTATCTCAAGCGCACGCTCGTCGCGAAGGGCGGGTTGGGTGCCAACCTGCCGGAGGATGCCGTCTATCCGACCGCCGCCTTCGATGGCGCGGGCGAGCCGCTGACGGGCGAGAATCGTTACGTGCTGCACTTTGAAAAGGGCAAGTTGCCGCCGGCCGATGCCTTCTGGTCGATCACCATGTACGACATGGACGGCTTCCAGGTGCCCAATCCCGTCAATCGCTTTGCCATCGGCAGCTATGACGAACTCGCCTTCAATGACGATGGATCGCTCGACATCGTGGTGCAGGCGGACTCGCCCGGCAAGGACAAGGAGGCCAACTGGCTTCCTGCGGCCAAGGGACGGTTCCAGCCCAGCATGCGGATCTACTCACCGCGCGCGGAAGTGCTCGACAGCAGCTGGTCGCCGCCGCCGTTCACCAGGCTGAACTGAGAAGGGCAGCCTCCAGGCCGGCCTCCGGTTTGCCGAGACGCAACAATTCCCAGGAGGGATCAATGAGGACGTTGCTCGCTCTCGCGGCATTCGCGGGATTGACTCTTGGAGGGCCGGCAGCGCTTGCGCAGCCGGTCTCGCCCGAGGAGGCACGGGATATCGCGCGGGAGGCATTCATCTATGCCTATCCGCTGGTGCTTTCGGGGGTGACCTTCGATGTCGGCAAGAATGTCGAAAAGCCGATAGGAACAAGCGCGCCGCTGAACCAGTTCGGCCATATGCGCGAATTCCCGGATGTCAACTTCACCATTGTCGTCCGGCCGAATGCCGACACCCTGTATTCGTCCCTCGGCTATGACGTTACCCGGGAACCCCTCGTCATCAGCGTTCCGCGATCCGACGGACGCTACTACCTGCTGCCGTTCCTCGACATGTGGAGCGATATCTTCACCGTTCCCGGCACACGCACCAGCGGCAATGGCGAGCAGGTCTTCGCGATTGTCGGCCCCGACTGGGAGGGAACCCTGCCCGAGGGCGTGACGGCATACCGGAGCCCGACGGGTCTGGGGCTCCTGATCGGGCGGACGCAGACCAACGGCAAGTCCGACTACGAGGCTGTCCGCAAGTTCCAGGACGGCATGCAGGCCGTTCCCCTGTCCGCCTACGGCAAGCCCTACACGCCGCCGATCGGAGTTGTCGACCCCGATCAGGACATGAGTGCGCCGCCAGATCAGATCGACCACATGGACGCGGCGACGTTCTTCGCCAAGTTCGCCGAGTTGATGAAGGACAATCCCCCGCACGCCAACGATCACCCCATGCTGGACCGGATGAAGCGCATCGGCATCGAGCCCGGCAAGAGCTTTGATCTCGCATCGGCCCCGGAAGCCATCCAGGAGGCACTCAAGGCAGCTCCCGGCGTGGCGCTGCCGCAGATCAAGAACGCGTGGGCCACGGCCGGGGTGATGGCGAATGGCTGGCGGACCAACGTGACCGCCATCGGCACCTATGGCACGGACTATCTGCATCGTGCCGGTGTGGCTTATGGCGGCTATGGCGCCAACGTCATCGAGGACGCCCTCTATCCGACGGCGTTCGCCGACTCGGAGGGCAAGCCGTTCAGTAGCGAGAACCGCTATGTCCTGCATTTCGCCCGGGATCAGATACCGCCCGTGCGCGGCTTCTGGTCATTGACCATGTATGACGAGCGCCAGCTCTTTGCGCCCAATCCGATCGACCGCTACGCCATTGGCGACCGCGACCCGCTCGTCTTCAACGAGGATGGCTCCCTCGATCTCTATGTGCAGGCGGCTTCGCCCGGCCCCGACAAGGAAGCCAATTGGCTGCCGGCCCCGAAGAGCGGTGCGTTCACCATGAACCTGCGCCTGTATTGGCCCAAGGCCGAGGCGACCAATGGTTCGTGGGCGCCTCCGCCTGTCCAGCGCGTGAACTGAGACACGCCACGAGCCATGACAGGAAGCGTCGGTTCGCTGACCGCTTCCTGTCATGGAATGCGCGCCTGGCTGCCCCAGGCGCTGGTCGCTTTGTGTCTGCGAGAGAAATGTGAGGCTGCACCTCGACCAGCTCCAAAGCATCGAGCCGACAGCAGAAATACAGTGCGGCGGGAGCGCTCGGATCGAGATCTACGAAGTGGTTGCAGCCGCCGTTCAGAATTGCTTGCACGAACACGACGGATATTTGATGTGGGCAAGAACACCAATCGCGAGGATCGATGAGCAGACTTGCAGTTCTTCGGGTTGCTGGCGCGGGTTTGGCACTGCTGACCAGCGCATGGCCCACCTCCGCCCAGGTCAGGGACGGCGTGCCGGAACTGATGCCGGGTGTGCCTGCGGGCTACCTCTTGGAGGATGAGAAACTCGATAGCGTGGCTCTGCTGCCAGCGCCGCCGGGATCCGGTTCGGAATCAGGCGCGCTTGACCAGCAGATGCACAATCGGGCGGCTGCCCTGCGCGGGACGCCGCGCTGGGAACTGGCGAAAAGAGACGCGAGCCTCGCGCCAGACGACGCCGTTGGCGCCTTTGCGTGCGCTGTCGGTATCGAAATTTCCAGAACAGGAACGCCCCGGCTCTATCAGATGCTTCAACGGGTCATGGTTGATGCCGGCACGTCGGCGGATGGAGCCAAGCGTCGCTACCAGGCCCTGAGGCCGTTCGTCGTCAATGGCGAGACCATGTGCACGCCTGAGGAAGACGCCGAGCTCCGCGCCGACGGGTCCTATCCCTCCGGGCACACGGCCTTGGGGTGGGGAGCAGCCCTCGCTTTGGTGGAGGTGGCGCCGGACCGCGCCAATCAAATCATTGCTCGGGGCCGGTCGTTCGGCGAAAGCCGAATGATCTGCAATGTCCATTGGCAAAGCGACATTCTGGCAGGCCGCTTCATGGCAGGAGCGACGGTCGCGAAGATCCATTCCAATCCCCACTTTCGCGAGGACATGGCCATAGCCCGGCAGGAATATCTGAGGGCCCGTGACGACGAAGTGAAACCGTCACGTGACTGCAACGCCGAGAGTTCGGCATTGGCGATCCGGCTGCCAGGCGCGCTGTAGGCCGGCGGCTCTCGAACTCGCGACAACTCGGCCAGGACGTCATTCGCGCCCCTCCACGCGAGAGGCAGCCTCGAGGCGCGCCTTCTCAGCCGGAGTGCCTAGGTCGTGGCCTTCACGAATTGCGTCGAGACCGACCATCACCAACAGCCGCTCGGCCCATCGGGCGAACGGGTAAAAACCAACGATGTCGTGAAGTTAAATGGCGGAGAGGGGGAGACGCTCTCCGACAGGTGGCAAGACCTCTTTTCCCCCTTGACGTTGCTGCCTTTTGGCTCCCTCTATGGGGGAGCATTTTGGGGGAGCAAGATATAGAGCATGGCCGGTCCGCAGCAATATCTAGAGTGGCATGGTCAGCAGTGGCGCGTAGTAGTTTTCGTGCCCCGGAAGCTCCAGACGATCCTTGGCCGGACCCGCTTCAAGCAGGCCCTTGGCACGGCGGACCTCAAGGAAGCCAACGAGCGGAAGTGGGCTGTCGTCACCCGCATGAAGGGTGCCATTGCGCAGGCCCGCCGTGCCGCCGCCACGAGCGATCCCCGTGAGGCCGAGGCTCTACGCTTGCGCCTCCATGCCGAAGATGAGGGCACTCAATACTGGCTCCACGACAGAGCCCAGCGGATCGCCGCAGCAGAAGGGCATGAAGCCGCCGTCGCTTTCTATGGCCTTGCCAGTGGACAGACGACGCCCCTAGACCACCACGCGAGTGCCTTCCTCACCTTCAAGGCTGACTATCGGTTGAAGACCCGAGGTGACTTCGAGCGCGTTCTGCGTTGGCTTGGCGGCTGGCTGAGGACCGAACACCTGCCGGTCACGCTTGAGGCCGTCACGCGTAAGACGGCAGGCCGGTTTATCGAGAAGTCACTTTGCATCGGGCGTGATCGTAAGAAAGCCACCGCCTATCTGGGTTTCCTGCGTGAATACTGGAAATGGCTGAAGCTGCGCGGCCATGTGGAGGATAGTCCCTGGATAGGGCAGGAAGTTCCCGCCGCACCGCGCCCGGACCGAAACGCCGAGCCCGACAGAGGCAAGCGGGCGTATACGGACGATGAGACGGCCCGACTTGTACACGGCCCGATGACCGACCTGATGCACCCTCCTCCGAGCCTCTACCTCCCGGACTTGATGCGTATTGCAGCCTTGAGTGGCATGCGCTTGGAGGAAATCTGCCAGCTTCGCGTGGCCGACTGCATTGGAGGCAGCTTCCAAGTTCACCACGGCAAGACGACCAATGCCGCGCGGAC
Coding sequences within:
- a CDS encoding response regulator transcription factor, which gives rise to MAQLLRLDYCVLPLVADGLRLVEVAMNGAPDLVITDISMPSASGIEATRRLRAAGATVPILFLSMHTEPAMVEEAFRAGAQGYVVKSMAGDDLLRAMRDVLRGGTYVSPSLWSRCARNEAAPKLTARQREVLDLLVSGFRSREIATKLNLSVRTVEAHRQALLSIFDVRNGIELVREAGRLRIGAAAEPFKRTWP
- a CDS encoding MASE1 domain-containing protein, translated to MNPTSELAAGRLAVSSAAGEGRPDHPVRSPAARFGRNPALFLAAAIVCYVTQTLALLIWFQPDKSSPIWLPGGLLLAALMLRPRRDWLALVAGTILGGWIGLLPLGRPFGYALAGYVLICPVIVMVARALTPARLALFASGRAFARFFLLAVVALPAYSGLVTAGILHMAGKRPSILTAWLSVAPSHAMSFLLVTPLALTLAGYRRPPHRSVQSIAVEASLLAIAILTVSVGLWSVVPNAPTTLPLLLFAPLPVLLLAALRFGALGSTVGLLLVATPAAALSVYQGSPFDGGQTNVHLMQIWLLSVGLLVYVLAILSDQQRRAQDDLAASQVRIHHLATRLLQEQETERARIARELHDGVNQHLALLAIQASRFTGAGAGEVGMADFRSLIATTSEEVRRLSHNLHPAIIEHTGLVPALQSLVDDVARAWTGKIHFVCDVASGRPDYATSLCLYRVAQEGLGNAVRHARAHAIVVRLTRSATSYQLSIKDDGEGFNLNAIGTAPGLGLISMQERVRLANGTLTIRTGLGEGTELWIEMPATA
- a CDS encoding DUF1254 domain-containing protein; translation: MARRALRDFLKSAVFGLVMTSAVGGAHAQPTLSPDETYALARDAYLYAYPIVSMDVTMRQATNVPDAQTINLRAPVNRFAHARAYPEAGEKDVVRFNFDTLYSFAWLDLAPEPIIVSVPDTQGRYYLLPMLDMWTDVFAVIGSRTTGTQAGDYAIVAPGWTGSLPDGMARIVAPTSAVWIIGRTKTDGPADYGNVHKVQDGYRLTPLSQWGKDPTAPAQASTDPTIDDKTPPVVQVDNLDGVAMLTRLADLLAKYPPHANDHPILLRLRALGIEPGKPFDPSKLDEQAISIINKAASETLQGLQAAWERSGKVVNGWTIQNDNIGTYGTSYLKRTLVAKGGLGANLPEDAVYPTAAFDGAGEPLTGENRYVLHFEKGKLPPADAFWSITMYDMDGFQVPNPVNRFAIGSYDELAFNDDGSLDIVVQADSPGKDKEANWLPAAKGRFQPSMRIYSPRAEVLDSSWSPPPFTRLN
- a CDS encoding DUF1254 domain-containing protein; this encodes MRTLLALAAFAGLTLGGPAALAQPVSPEEARDIAREAFIYAYPLVLSGVTFDVGKNVEKPIGTSAPLNQFGHMREFPDVNFTIVVRPNADTLYSSLGYDVTREPLVISVPRSDGRYYLLPFLDMWSDIFTVPGTRTSGNGEQVFAIVGPDWEGTLPEGVTAYRSPTGLGLLIGRTQTNGKSDYEAVRKFQDGMQAVPLSAYGKPYTPPIGVVDPDQDMSAPPDQIDHMDAATFFAKFAELMKDNPPHANDHPMLDRMKRIGIEPGKSFDLASAPEAIQEALKAAPGVALPQIKNAWATAGVMANGWRTNVTAIGTYGTDYLHRAGVAYGGYGANVIEDALYPTAFADSEGKPFSSENRYVLHFARDQIPPVRGFWSLTMYDERQLFAPNPIDRYAIGDRDPLVFNEDGSLDLYVQAASPGPDKEANWLPAPKSGAFTMNLRLYWPKAEATNGSWAPPPVQRVN
- a CDS encoding phosphatase PAP2 family protein, which gives rise to MSRLAVLRVAGAGLALLTSAWPTSAQVRDGVPELMPGVPAGYLLEDEKLDSVALLPAPPGSGSESGALDQQMHNRAAALRGTPRWELAKRDASLAPDDAVGAFACAVGIEISRTGTPRLYQMLQRVMVDAGTSADGAKRRYQALRPFVVNGETMCTPEEDAELRADGSYPSGHTALGWGAALALVEVAPDRANQIIARGRSFGESRMICNVHWQSDILAGRFMAGATVAKIHSNPHFREDMAIARQEYLRARDDEVKPSRDCNAESSALAIRLPGAL
- a CDS encoding DUF6538 domain-containing protein, with the protein product MAGPQQYLEWHGQQWRVVVFVPRKLQTILGRTRFKQALGTADLKEANERKWAVVTRMKGAIAQARRAAATSDPREAEALRLRLHAEDEGTQYWLHDRAQRIAAAEGHEAAVAFYGLASGQTTPLDHHASAFLTFKADYRLKTRGDFERVLRWLGGWLRTEHLPVTLEAVTRKTAGRFIEKSLCIGRDRKKATAYLGFLREYWKWLKLRGHVEDSPWIGQEVPAAPRPDRNAEPDRGKRAYTDDETARLVHGPMTDLMHPPPSLYLPDLMRIAALSGMRLEEICQLRVADCIGGSFQVHHGKTTNAARTIPIHPGLAGIVARRSEGRPATAHLIDGLPPPPPSRDSRSDPAAKAFTRYRRKIGVDERPNDKAKSNVDFHSFRRWFIRKAVEALEGGNPGFTPWTIADVVGHDDEGAKDILRLTMRHYPGQSGEAAKRALVEAVKLPDAPRAGTKQASPIANPKR